One window of the Phycodurus eques isolate BA_2022a chromosome 7, UOR_Pequ_1.1, whole genome shotgun sequence genome contains the following:
- the lpar6a gene encoding lysophosphatidic acid receptor 6a, translating into MMFNNIPSLGSGNISAGNWSCSKNDGFKYPLYSTVFSVVFVVGLITNVVAIYIFTCSLKLRNETTTYMMNLVASDLLFVFTLPLRVFYFINRSWPFGSVLCKVSVSLFYTNMYGSILFLTCISVDRFLAIVHPFRSRTLRTKRNAKLVCAGVWVLVLSGSLPTGFLLDTTSRQRHPANATFCFENFSSSQWKSHLSKMVIFIETVGFVIPLLLNVGCSVRVLQTLRRPHKVSRGGGKLNKTKILRMIAVHLTTFCFCFIPYNVNLVFYSLVRTKTLKGCFAESVVRTIYPVALCIAVSNCCFDPIVYYFTSETIQNSIKRKSLAGRPCDAKLSEALQSESSSNLQCSLRNLKAKMLHNESTV; encoded by the coding sequence ATGATGTTCAACAATATCCCGTCGCTGGGGTCCGGCAACATCTCGGCGGGCAACTGGAGCTGCAGCAAGAACGATGGCTTCAAGTACCCGCTGTACAGCACGGTGTTCAGCGTAGTGTTCGTGGTTGGCCTCATCACCAACGTGGTGGCCATCTACATCTTCACCTGCTCGCTCAAGCTGCGCAACGAGACCACCACGTACATGATGAACCTGGTGGCGTCCGACCTGCTCTTCGTCTTCACGCTGCCCCTGCGGGTCTTCTACTTCATCAACCGGAGCTGGCCCTTCGGCAGCGTGCTGTGCAAAGTGTCCGTGTCGCTTTTCTACACCAACATGTACGGAAGCATCCTCTTCCTCACGTGCATCAGCGTGGACCGCTTCCTGGCCATCGTGCACCCCTTCCGCTCGCGGACGCTGCGCACAAAGCGCAACGCCAAGCTGGTGTGCGCCGGCGTTTGGGTGCTGGTGCTCTCGGGTAGCTTGCCCACAGGCTTCCTGCTGGACACCACATCGCGGCAGCGCCACCCCGCCAACGCCACCTTCTGCTTCGAGAACTTCTCCTCCAGCCAGTGGAAGTCGCACCTGTCCAAGATGGTCATCTTCATCGAGACGGTGGGCTTCGTCATCCCGTTGCTGCTCAACGTGGGCTGCTCCGTCAGGGTGCTGCAGACTCTGCGGCGCCCCCACAAGGTGAGCCGTGGCGGGGGTAAGCTGAACAAGACCAAGATCCTGCGCATGATCGCCGTGCACCTCACCACCTTCTGCTTCTGCTTCATCCCCTACAACGTCAACCTGGTCTTCTACTCGCTGGTGCGCACCAAGACCCTCAAGGGCTGCTTCGCCGAGTCGGTGGTGCGCACCATTTATCCGGTGGCGCTGTGCATCGCCGTCTCCAACTGCTGCTTCGACCCCATCGTCTACTACTTCACGTCAGAGACCATCCAGAACTCCATCAAGAGGAAGTCGCTGGCGGGGCGGCCGTGCGACGCCAAGTTGTCTGAGGCGCTGCAGTCGGAATCCAGCTCCAACCTGCAGTGCAGCTTGAGGAACCTCAAAGCCAAGATGCTACACAACGAGTCCACGGTGTGA